Part of the Lynx canadensis isolate LIC74 chromosome E3, mLynCan4.pri.v2, whole genome shotgun sequence genome is shown below.
GGCCATCCACAGGCCTGGGAGAGAGGCTGGAAGAGACCCTTCCCCCACGGCCCTCGAAGCCGCCACCCTGACCACCCTGCCGAGGCCTCGATCGGTTTCGCGGCCCCAGGCACCGGGCAGCCCCAGTGTGGAGGGTAGACACGGCTGTGGTGAGGCGGGGGGACTCTGGGCCAGAGTAGGGCGAGCCGAACTGGGGGTGACCCCAGAACTGCACAGGGCCGGCCGGGACATGGTGCCCCTCGGCCCCGGGAGGGCTCAGGATAGTCTGGCCTGCTGACCCTAGGCCCTCAGCTCCTCCTGAGGGCTTCACCCTGTCCCGTGGCAGACAGCCATCACCTCCAGCCTCCCCTGCAGGGGCCCATGGGGCAGTCTGctcagctcccctccccacccctcccggtGGGCCCACCTTAGGGATCTGGCCAGCCCTGCTCTGCCTTGGGCCTGGAGGTGCTTGGAACATTCTCTGGACTTTGGAGCCGGGGTATGCTCCGTTCCAAGCGACCTAGTCAGCATTCCCCAGTAGCTTACTTGACCTTCAACAGGATGAGTTCATTTTCCAGAACCTGGGAGTGCCCCGATCTGCTTTCACCAGTCTGGActtttcctctgtctttccctgtctcgGGCCGGTAAGGTTGAGAAAGAGGCTGGTTCCTGGGCTCTGAAgttccccaccccagctcagaGAGTGGAGGGGGCACAGCCAGAGGCCCTGCCCACACCCGCCCAGGCGGTCTCCCTGTCCTTGCTTCTGTCTCCGTGTGCCACACACGTgcgtacacacaaacacacacacacacacacacacagcctcacaTCCTGCCTCCAAGCCAggctccacccacccccagcctctccctcctccctcctccctcctccctcttaaATCAGAGGCTCTCTTTGGAGCAGAAGCATAGGCCGGGAGAATCTGTGAGGTGACCTGGCAGCCTGGGGGGGAGGCTGCAGCCAAAGCGACTTCCAGTGGGGGGTGGGCTGGCGGGGAGGCCGCTTCCCTGAACCCTCTAACTCACACCTGTTCCTCCCCGCCAGGCCACAGCCCCCAGAGCCCTGAGCCACCATGTGGTCCTCCAAGGTGAGTGAGAGCaattggaggggtggggggggggcccagaTTCCACTTCCCCGCTGTGCgtccccctctcccgctcgcGCTGGCCCCCAGACCCCCTGATCTCTCCACGTGCACCTGGCTCTGTCCCATTCTCCTAGGCCAATGGGGGAGTCCACTGGGGAAGCAGGGGGTCAGAGGCATGTGACCCGTGCACTCCACAGGGCCCCAGGCTCATAACCACCCCCGGCTTACTTTGTTGAATGCTCTCTCACTGCCTGAAATTCTGAATAATTATTGACAGACAGCCTCACCGTTTCATTTTGCTGTGAGTCATTCACTTTATAGAGTGGGTCCCGATTGTGGGGCCAGATTTCCGGTCTGGGGGCAAACTACGGGGAGAGGGTCTGCGTGTGTGTCTGCTAAGGATACCGAGGAACGCTGTGTATGAGGGCAAGGGGGTGGCTCCAGGAGCTGGACCCGATGCGTTGGTGGCGCAGCTGGGGCATGGAGGGTCTATACGGCCAGAGGCGCCGATCCCGGGTAGACCCGGTCCCGATACCCCGGAAacctgggggcggggaggtcGTGCTTTCCTGCCAAGTTTAAAAATTCCTCCCTGCCTGGGCCTGCCGCCCAGGACCTTGGTGTCTGTGCCTCCCTTTTGGGGTGTCCggtcacctcccccacccccgttgTGAGGTTGGCCACAGGCTGCAGGGCCCTGCGGGATTTGTCACAGTGGACTCTGGAATGACCCCAGGCTCGGTGGCCACGCCCAGTTTGGGAGCCCGAGTTGGAGAGCAAATTGTTCCCTGCGGCCAGCGCCCCCGATTGGGGTGACGGGCTGGTGCCATCAGGGACTCGAGAAACGTGGAGACAGGTGCCTCACCGCAGATATTTGCCCAGAGCCGTGGACGTTCCGCGTGTGGCGGGGACTGCCCAGTGACCAGGGAGCCGGCACCAGGTTTGGTGGAGACCCGTGATGCCGTGTCCGGGCTGCCCTGCGCTTCTGTGGGGCAAGCCGAGGGTCCGGGCAGGGGAGGTGGGTCTGCAGAGCCAGCTGTCAAGAGCTGCGTACCTGTGACCGCCTTCGAGAGCACCGCCCCCGCCAGCCCGTCGGCCCGGGACGGAGAGGGACAGGTATTTGGTAACACAGTGGATCCGGAGCACTCTGGGGCAATGCTCACCCATGCGTGTGGTCagggtgcgcgcgcgcgcgcgcgcgtgtgtgtgtgtgtacagcaaGTGTGGGGGGCGGCAAGGTCACACGTGTCTGAGTATCACTGTCACCCCCACAGGTGGGCAGAAATCCTATTGAGTTTATGAGGCACCAAATGGTAAGAAGCTCTTCCCAGTGTGTGTCCGGGGGAGAAAGGGGGACCTGGGTCCTGCTGTGTGGAGCTGAGAACGTTCtgggccagccaggggcccctgaggGGGAACGACGAGGCCTCTCTCTCACTTCCGCCTCTCCCCTCTGCGCAGCACCAGCTGGTGGACATCTTCTGTGACAGGACCCAACACCAATCCCGAGGAGCACCGGTGGGTCGCCGCGCCCCCCACTCCCACGCGCTCTACAGTTGGGGTCAGGTGGGTGGTTTCACAATGACCACGATGACGGTGAGGGTGATGGAGATGCTACCTCGGGTCTGCTCACTCCTTACACCTGGGCACCTCCTGGCACACTGTCCTAGTTCACACCCGTGTGCAGGTGAGGGCACAGGGGAGAAAtgcagaggcccagggaggcttAGGAAGGTGATCAAGTCACTGCGCATATTGACGACAGAGCAGGGATGCCGGATACCTGGTCCCCAGGCCCCTGGGCTGGACCCAGTGATGGGGGCCTGGGGAGCAGAGAACAGGTGGGGACTTGGGGGAGAAGACTGCGGgcgggagaggctgggaggaTTTTAAGCCAAgtgacatccccccccccccccgcagcaaCAGAGGCTCAGGCTGGGAGAGGTGGAGGtgagtccccccccccgccccccccccgcccctaccaAAGCTCGGTCCCCAGGGCTACAGCCAGGTTATCGTTATCGGGTCCGGGCTCCTGGCTCCCTTGACACTCCCGTGGACGCATGGAGGCCACAGACAGGAGCAGATCTGGAGCTCCGAACCGTCCCCTCTCCCCAGGATGGCTTCAACGAGATCATGCTGGAAGCCGTGGACCTTCACCATCATCAGAACAACGACGAGGTGAGTGTGAGACGCCCATCGCAGCCCTGCTTGCTTTTCCTTCCCCCCCTGTTCTGTCTTGACTTGGTCACGTGTGTGCacagtgccccccgccccccggccaaGCTGAGGGTGGAGGGGTGCCTCCGCGTATGAGGGGCCGCGCGGGGCCGGTGCCGGGCTCAGACGCCCGTCCTCGAGCACCACGCTGCTCCCTGCGGGTGGGGAGGCACGGAGGGGCCGAGCCCCTGGATGGAGTCTTCTCGAGTGTGGAGCTGTCGGCGGGAGAGCCGGGCTTCTGGCTCCCAGACTCTCACACGGGTGGGGAGGCCTCCGCCGGGGCCAGGACCTGGGCCGCGTCCTCCAGGTGGGACCCCGACCCGAACGGCACCCCCACCCTCGCAGGAGTCCAGTCCGTTACTTCCTGAAGTGCGGCAGGAGCTACGTTCCAGAGTCTTGAGGTCCTCCGTCCTCGAGCTGGAAGAGAAGGAGCACCCCGGGGTCCGGAAGACGGAGGAGAGCTTTTGTGACCGAGCCCTGAGGTCGTTCCGAAGGCTGCTCTACCAACTGCAGCTCAAGTGGCAGGCCGCACTGGCGTGGCTGAGGGAGAAGGTGGCCGCCGGCTTTCAGGCCTTCTGCAACGCGGTGGAGGCCATCTGCAGCGCCTTTAACAGTTTctgcacctcagtggctcaggtGTTCAGGAGCGCCGTCCAGGCCTAGCCCAGCCCTCCCCGGCCGCTTTCCTTGTCCGGGTCCGGCCCGTCGCTCTGGCTGTGGCGTCCTAGTAAGAGTTGGCTGCGGGCCccccgggggctcagtcggttgagcgtccgccttccgctcaggtcaggatctcacggttcatgggcatGAGCCCCGAGCcccgagccccgcgtccggctctgtgctgacagctcggagcctggagcctgcttcggaatctgtgactccccgcctctctctgtcccctccccagctcctgctctgtctctgtctctcaaaaaataaataaacgttaaaaaaaaaaaaaagttggttgaATTAAACTGAGTGCCTGTTGGACGGGAGGCAGGAGCCCCcagtggctggggagggggcaggacccCAGGGAGGGGGGGGTTCCACCTGACCTCTATAATCTGTACATGGACACGGGTGACACCTGGCCTGTGGAAAGGGCTGGAAGTTTCCTGGCCTGCGCGTTGCAGGGAGCTCAGGCCTGAGGCACATTTGCCCCTTGGCTTGTTCTTCTGACCTGGGTCTTCATCCTTCACCAGGCCATGGAAACTCCTTGGCTTTGAGGTtggggcagaggcgggggagggaggagtagggagggggaggagggttcACCCCTACCTGGACCAGAGAGAAGGGCAGCCTGGGGCGGGACGGGACTCAGATCTCTGGCTCAGGCCTCCCGGGGGCCTGCAAATGCAGaaactggggagggggtggggggaggggagccaggagcaaggccagggcagggagggggtcgGCCCAGCTCACCATTTTTGAGGCCACTTCCGTgaagctcccccctcccccactgacatcCTGCTTCCCGCAGCTGCACACAGATTTTTGCATTGGGGTGTCTAGCCGTAAACAGCAGCTGCCGAGATAGAgctgggggggggcggtttcCGGGGCCCTGACCTGAggacagagcaggaaaggggacaggtggggtggggtgagggtggggtgcgGGAAAACACGCCAGCAAAGGAGAGGCTCCAGACCAGGGAGGTGTGCCTAGGGGTGAGAGGGATGTGGGGAGGTGACTGGGAGCCGGGAGGCCTCACAGCTGGGGGCATTTCTATCACTCACTCCTGTGgcgttttctttgttttttcttttttctttttttaatgtttatttagagagagagagagagagagagagagtgcgcgcgagcgcgcgcaggggaggggcagagagagggagacacagaatgcgcagcaggcgccaggctccgagccatcagcacagagcccgacactggcctcagggttccatcccacgaactgggacagcatgacctgagccaaagtcggttgcccagctgactgagccacccaggtgccccccccctcccATCTGCCAGTTTCTTAAAGACCCTTTTGGATCATACGAATGAACTCTTAATTCTTAGAAAAATCACCTCCCTGGGGAACAGCTGTGAGTCCACCAGGAGTGGGCAAAGGCTAAGCTAGACAGACCCTGATGGTGGCCCTGGTCATCCTGAGGGGCCCTGCTTGCTCATTGCCCCTGCCCGGTGAGGGAGTGGACTTTGGGGAGCCCTGTGCTGGCCCACATCCTGTTTCATTCCCAGGGGATCCCTCTGAGAGCCTTTTACACTGGAAGGCCCATCTCAGGCCTGAGTCCCCAGCTCCAAGGGGCCGTCCCCCGCCAGGGCCTGACCTAGCTCTCGCTTCCCCCTGGACGTCGTGTCCTCTCCTCCCATGGCCAGTCAACATTCAGTTTCTTTTAGACCCCTGACCCGCATTTTCACGTGACCCTGTGGTCAGACTCTCTCTTACTTCTCCTTGTGCCTTTGCGCTTGACTCCGGTGAGAAGTTGAGAAAACCTGCCTACCGTGTTGAAGCCATCAGGGGCTTTCATGACCCCACGGCCCCATCAAGGTCACCGTCATCCCAAACCTAGTTGGTCGCCTCGGTCTTGCCTCTTTCAAGCCAAATCTTTCCAGTGCCGAGGCCAAATCAATGTCATGGCAAAATGAAGTAACTGCCTGATTAACACCCTCCCATCTTCCCATCGTAAATACACTCTGACCTGGGTGTCAGGTCAGCCTCTGAGGCTGTGTCTGTGTCATCAGGTTCCTACAGATCTCCCTCAGGGACAGTATTCTCAGGgactttgcacctgctgttccctccgATGAGGGTGCCCTCCCCCCGGTTCTTCTGAGGTGATCTCCCTCTTCTATTTCAGGCCTTGTTCTCCTCAATAGCCCGGCACGTtccctggtacatagtaggtgctcaagaaataaaGCCTTCAAATGCTATGGGTTCTCCCAACTTCCTTACTCATTTAGTTGATCAAGAAAGCTTCCTTCTTGAAAATTTCTCCTCGGGGGGTCTTCCAAGGCTCTAATTTGTTCTGGGACATCTGGTGACTCTCTGTACCCCACCTCATCTTCCTCCCAACCCCCCAAAACATGGACCTCCTCTAGATCTGGGGACAGATCTTTCCCAAGTCCCTTGGCCGCGGGCTGACAAGTTCACTGTATGTCCACAAGCATTTGCCAAAGAGCAGTCGTGTGTCAGGCTGGTGGAGGGACAAAGACAACCCGAAAGCTTGTAGGTGACAAGCCACCGACTAGAGCAggaagtgtgtgtgcacacgcccTACAGCTGGGGtgggctgttttcttttttgcagtaTTACCACAAgtcacatgattttaaaaatctgtccacTAGACTGGGAGAAAACGAAATCTGTCTACCGGATTGCCAAGATTGCCTGAGAGGTCGGAGAAGGTGGGCACTCTGCCAAACCACCTTCGGGTTTGCAGGATTATGGGTCGTTAGGGGGTCCCCAGCCCGCAACCTGTCTTGGCCATCAGGCAGGTTTCGTTTcatctgctgtttcctggaaTGACCCAGAATCTGGGATTTTAAGTTATATTCCGttattaaagtaattattttttttcaggtttttatttatttattttgagagacagaattcaggggagggacagagaggagaatcccaggcaggctttgggctgtcagcgcagagcgtgACGCAGGGCTGGATTCACCAACCtgtaaatcatgacctgagctgaagtccgacgcccaaatgactgagccacccacgcgtcccaccattttaattaatttaaacgGCCGCATACAGCTAGAGGGTACTGGACAGCACAGGTTAGGGGCAGActccagagaaggaagaattcCGGGTGAGATTCCCTGGCCTTCCTCACAGCTGACTGGGACAGATGGCACCCCTCTGtcgccccccccaaccctggcccTTTCGGGGTGTGTGTGTtgcgggtgggggaggaggccagTCCTTGGGCCTGCTCCCCTCTAGCCTGCTATGGAAGgtgctggggaagggaagggaagggaaaaaggcGTCACTGTCACAGTAGGAGGGTAACAGCGTTTTGGTGGacctcacaaaaaaataaagcagagtcaTTTTCAGGAAAGCTGTTTTACTTTAGGATTTTGAAATACAACCCTGAAGCCAGGGAGATCTGCCTCCGGGGTAGGGGAAAACTAACACACAGGTCTGGCGGAGCCAGAgggaggccggggcggggcggggcggggcggggccaggccaGGGACGCCCACCGCAGGCCTCGGTTGCCCAGGACACGGGCGACGCAgaggcgcgcgcgcgcgtgcgggGCGGGGCCCGGCGGAACCTGCGCGAGGCTAGTACAGGGTCTCGCGGGCGTGGGTTCGCAGGTGGCGCAGCAGGTGCGAGTTGCGGCTGAAGCTGCGGCCGCACTGCGCGCACGAGAAGGGCCTGGCCCCCGTGTGCACCAGCATGTGGCGCAGCAGATTACAGCTGCGGCTGAAGCTCTTGCCGCACTCCCGGCACTCCTGCGGGGGCTCGGCCGGCCTGGACGCCGCCTCGGTCCCCGCGCCCGCGTGGGTGGCCAGGTGCCGCTGCAGGTGGGCGTTGCGCCGGAAGCTCCGGCCGCAGGTTTGGCAGCCGTAGGGCCGCTCGCCGGTGTGGCTGCGGCGGTGGCGGGCCAGGTTGGAGCTGTTGCGGAAGCGGTAGCCGCAGGTGTCGCAGGCGTGGGGCTTCTCCCCGGTGTGGATGCGCTGGTGGCGCGCCAGGTGGGCGCTCTGGCTGAAGCCCTCGCCGCACTCGCTGCAGCGGCACGGCTTCTCGCCCGTGTGGCTGCGCCGGTGGCGGGCGAGGTCCTGCGTCTGGCTGAAGGTCTTGCCGCACTGGGTGCAGTGGTGGGGCCTCGGGCCGCCGTGCGTCAGGAGGTGGCGGGCGAGCCCCGCCCGCCGCACGAAGCGCTTCCCGCAGTGCGGGCAGCTGTagggcttctcgcccgtgtgcACCCGCTGGTGGCACACCAGCTGGGAGCTCTGGCTGAAGCTGCGGCCGCACACCTGGCACGAGAAGGGCCGCTCGCCCGTGTGCACGCGCCGGTGGGCCCCCAGGTGCTCGCTGCGCCGGAACGCCTTGCCACAGTCGTTGCACACGTACGGCCTGCGCTCCGGGCCCGAGCGCAGGCTGCCCGAGCACTCCGAGCACTGGTGGCCCTTGTCCTTGGCGTGGATCCGCAGGTGGCGCTTGAGGCTGGAGCGGCGCTGGAAGGTCTGGCCGCAGTGAGAGCACAGGACAACGGCCAGCTCGCGCGCTTCGGGCTTGGCCTCGGGGGCGCGCGGCGACTGCTGGCCCTCGGCGTGCGCCAGCAGGTGCTGCATGAGGCTGGCGCGCCGCTGGAAGCCCTGGCCGCACTCGGCACACAGGAAGGCGGGCTCGGAGGAGTGCGTCTGAAGGTGCTTGTTCAGGTGGGAGCTCTGGCGGAAGCGGTGGCCGCACAGGTGGCAGGCGTGTGGCCGCTCGTCCGTGTGCGTGCGCATGTGCAGCTTGAGGATGGAGCTGCGGCCGAAGCTCTTCCCGCAGCGCTCGCACGGAAAGGACCGGGCGCCCGGGTGACTCCGCAGCTGGTGCGCCTCCAGGCGGGCCAGCTGTCGGAAAGTCACCCCGCAGTCGGTGCAGATGAATTCCATCTCTGCCTCCGACCTGGGAGGCCCGTCGGCCACTTTGACCTCCAGGATGTCACTCCTGCTGGGAGGGGACCCTCCTCCGCCGGTGCCACTCACTTCGGGGCCAGGCCCCAGCACCTGGACCTGGGGCTCTTCCGCCGCCGCAGGACGGTCTGCCTGAGGCTCTGTTGAGAGGGCCGCAGGCCAGGTGACCGCCTTGGGCTCCTCTTTG
Proteins encoded:
- the IL32 gene encoding interleukin-32 → MWSSKSRGRSACGGDCPVTREPAPGLVETRDAVSGLPCASVGQAEGPGRGGGSAEPAVKSCVPVTAFESTAPASPSARDGEGQVGRNPIEFMRHQMHQLVDIFCDRTQHQSRGAPQQRLRLGEVEDGFNEIMLEAVDLHHHQNNDEESSPLLPEVRQELRSRVLRSSVLELEEKEHPGVRKTEESFCDRALRSFRRLLYQLQLKWQAALAWLREKVAAGFQAFCNAVEAICSAFNSFCTSVAQVFRSAVQA
- the ZSCAN10 gene encoding zinc finger and SCAN domain-containing protein 10, translated to MLEEPVPAAREPEQLGAVKLEEEEAVGQEDLRHTEARPRPEVAHQLFRCFQYQEDMGPRASLSRLRELCCRWLRPALHTKEQILELLVLEQFLSVLPPHLLARLQGQQLRDGEEVVLLLEGVQRESSAVGPLDFSFNAGKNCPRADVTSEDQGGSSQVSSHSPKKEVPSEGPPAPEPAVEPPASQPGPSKPAELGTWRHPPSSKQPLSPGPKRTFQALQECAPQGPVLWLEENSRDQELAAVLESLTFEDVPAKKAWPVHPLGPGSRTPDEEFKEEPKAVTWPAALSTEPQADRPAAAEEPQVQVLGPGPEVSGTGGGGSPPSRSDILEVKVADGPPRSEAEMEFICTDCGVTFRQLARLEAHQLRSHPGARSFPCERCGKSFGRSSILKLHMRTHTDERPHACHLCGHRFRQSSHLNKHLQTHSSEPAFLCAECGQGFQRRASLMQHLLAHAEGQQSPRAPEAKPEARELAVVLCSHCGQTFQRRSSLKRHLRIHAKDKGHQCSECSGSLRSGPERRPYVCNDCGKAFRRSEHLGAHRRVHTGERPFSCQVCGRSFSQSSQLVCHQRVHTGEKPYSCPHCGKRFVRRAGLARHLLTHGGPRPHHCTQCGKTFSQTQDLARHRRSHTGEKPCRCSECGEGFSQSAHLARHQRIHTGEKPHACDTCGYRFRNSSNLARHRRSHTGERPYGCQTCGRSFRRNAHLQRHLATHAGAGTEAASRPAEPPQECRECGKSFSRSCNLLRHMLVHTGARPFSCAQCGRSFSRNSHLLRHLRTHARETLY